A genome region from Bifidobacterium coryneforme includes the following:
- a CDS encoding thymidylate synthase yields the protein MVLSQEQLQEIRSRIPERPQTDIPMPYEDLVRRILMEGNLKSDRTGTGTISLFGQQMRFDLSSFPLLTTKKVYFRGIAYELLWFLKGSQNVRWLQEHNVHIWDEWADPETGDLGPVYGVQWRSWPAPTPDDPNRTIDQIQKVIDLIKTHPDSRRMIVSAWNPAEIDQMALPPCHALFQFYVADGRLSCQLYQRSCDMFLGVPFNIASYSLLTMMMAQQAGLEPGEFVWTGGDCHVYDNHIDQVLEQLSRAPYPYPGMRIRKAPSIFEYQYEDFELVDYQSHSAIKAPVAV from the coding sequence ATGGTTTTGTCCCAAGAACAGTTGCAGGAAATTCGTTCCAGGATTCCGGAACGCCCACAGACCGATATCCCCATGCCCTATGAGGATCTGGTCCGCAGGATACTCATGGAGGGCAACCTCAAATCGGACAGGACCGGGACGGGTACGATCTCCCTCTTCGGTCAGCAGATGAGGTTCGACCTCTCCTCCTTCCCCCTGCTGACGACCAAGAAGGTCTACTTCCGCGGCATTGCCTACGAATTGCTTTGGTTCCTCAAGGGGTCGCAGAACGTGCGCTGGCTTCAGGAGCACAACGTGCATATCTGGGACGAATGGGCGGACCCGGAGACTGGCGATCTGGGTCCTGTATACGGGGTGCAGTGGCGCAGCTGGCCCGCGCCGACCCCGGATGACCCCAACCGGACCATCGACCAGATTCAGAAGGTCATCGACCTTATCAAGACCCATCCCGACTCCCGTCGGATGATTGTCAGCGCTTGGAATCCCGCCGAAATCGATCAGATGGCCCTACCGCCCTGCCATGCCCTCTTCCAGTTCTATGTGGCAGACGGTCGCCTGAGCTGTCAGCTGTACCAGCGCTCCTGTGACATGTTCCTGGGCGTTCCGTTCAACATTGCCTCGTACTCGCTTCTCACCATGATGATGGCCCAGCAGGCCGGCCTTGAACCCGGGGAGTTTGTATGGACCGGTGGGGACTGCCACGTTTACGACAACCATATCGATCAGGTCCTGGAGCAACTCTCCCGTGCGCCTTACCCCTATCCTGGGATGCGGATCCGGAAGGCTCCTTCGATTTTCGAATACCAGTATGAGGACTTCGAACTGGTCGACTACCAGAGCCATTCGGCCATCAAAGCCCCGGTGGCCGTCTGA
- a CDS encoding OsmC family protein, whose translation MGKRLWVERNKDGSWDAYSDEGAHIKFGKGKGQFNPGDLMKIALAGCGALSSQFAIENSLGEGKGARIVVDGTYDPDDDAYLNFTEQVDVDATDAHLSQEDADKLEERIRRHIAKACTVEHTYEHETPVRLSVKVRH comes from the coding sequence ATGGGAAAGAGACTGTGGGTGGAACGCAACAAGGACGGTTCCTGGGACGCTTATTCGGATGAGGGCGCCCACATCAAGTTCGGCAAGGGTAAGGGACAGTTCAACCCCGGCGACCTGATGAAAATCGCCTTGGCCGGCTGTGGGGCCCTGTCCAGCCAGTTCGCCATCGAGAACTCACTTGGCGAGGGTAAGGGCGCCAGGATAGTCGTCGACGGGACCTATGACCCTGATGACGACGCCTACCTGAACTTCACAGAGCAGGTGGACGTGGATGCCACCGATGCCCATCTGAGCCAGGAGGATGCCGACAAGCTCGAGGAGCGGATCCGTCGTCACATCGCCAAGGCCTGCACGGTCGAGCACACCTATGAGCATGAGACCCCGGTCAGGCTGTCCGTCAAGGTTCGTCACTGA
- a CDS encoding universal stress protein: MSNDKAVLVGVDGSDASYKAAWWAANFAKHAGLTLQIVCAYSLPSYAAVSFDATYTTMGDDVAAHNDAQEILSKAKAIADDQGVSAATLIVTGDPSSVFVELSRNYKLIVIGNRGKGGLAERLLGTTSSSLPAYAYCPIVVVPYTDDDGNLMHLNNQIRSVAVGSDESKWGLKALQIAAGFADSWGAELNVMSAVPNISGLTGTGSAEEQSVMESYMDDLNTRIAPLLKTYPNLHVTKSVVPGSAVEALTQASKTHDVVVVGSRGRGGFTGLLLGSTSQGLLQHAVSPVYVVPRKYVEAEESGLKAAAEGGLIVETKDIDQITGVEQVSVDTAKPEQLADIESTIDPERRK, encoded by the coding sequence ATGAGCAACGATAAGGCTGTTCTGGTAGGTGTCGACGGTTCGGATGCGAGTTACAAGGCTGCCTGGTGGGCTGCCAATTTCGCCAAGCATGCAGGTCTGACTTTGCAAATCGTATGCGCATACTCCCTGCCAAGCTATGCAGCGGTTTCATTCGATGCCACCTATACCACCATGGGCGATGATGTGGCCGCCCACAATGATGCTCAGGAGATCCTCTCCAAGGCCAAGGCCATCGCTGATGACCAGGGTGTCAGCGCGGCGACACTGATTGTCACCGGCGACCCCTCCTCGGTCTTTGTCGAGCTCAGCCGTAACTACAAGCTCATAGTCATAGGAAACAGGGGCAAGGGTGGACTGGCCGAGCGTCTGTTGGGTACCACCAGTTCAAGTCTGCCTGCCTACGCTTACTGCCCGATTGTGGTCGTGCCCTATACCGACGATGATGGGAACCTGATGCACCTGAACAATCAAATCAGGAGCGTGGCAGTCGGATCGGACGAATCGAAGTGGGGACTGAAGGCCCTGCAGATTGCCGCCGGGTTTGCCGACAGCTGGGGGGCTGAGCTGAACGTCATGTCGGCCGTTCCCAACATCTCGGGCCTGACGGGTACCGGATCGGCGGAGGAGCAAAGCGTCATGGAATCGTACATGGACGATTTGAACACCCGTATCGCCCCTTTGCTGAAGACCTACCCCAATCTTCATGTGACCAAGAGTGTGGTGCCTGGTTCGGCGGTTGAGGCCCTTACCCAGGCCAGCAAGACCCATGATGTGGTGGTTGTCGGATCCCGAGGTCGCGGAGGCTTCACCGGTCTCCTGCTGGGGTCAACGAGCCAGGGCCTGCTGCAGCATGCCGTGAGCCCTGTCTACGTGGTCCCCCGTAAGTACGTGGAGGCCGAGGAGTCCGGGCTCAAGGCCGCCGCAGAGGGCGGTCTGATTGTCGAAACGAAGGACATCGATCAGATAACCGGAGTGGAACAGGTCTCCGTCGATACGGCGAAACCTGAGCAGCTGGCCGATATCGAGTCCACGATTGACCCGGAACGCCGGAAGTAA
- a CDS encoding C40 family peptidase gives MKANLLDESISTTVEKDSNWGGIESLDVPVTKSQAEKDAEARQAARAAQAAQAAQNAQTRNQSGVASRSSQRATQQVAVDDAPVTGTGQDVVSYAMQFQGVPYVFGGETPSGFDCSGFTKYVFAHFGIALPHNADAQAGFGTPVSTPAPGDLMVAPGHVAIYVGNGYMIHAPAPGQTVKVQAPYRSFEYRRLV, from the coding sequence GTGAAGGCAAACCTTCTTGATGAGTCGATTTCGACTACGGTCGAAAAGGACTCCAACTGGGGTGGCATTGAATCCCTGGATGTTCCTGTGACCAAGTCCCAGGCGGAAAAGGATGCCGAGGCCCGTCAGGCGGCCCGCGCTGCTCAGGCCGCCCAGGCCGCTCAGAACGCCCAGACAAGGAATCAGTCCGGAGTTGCCAGCCGCTCCAGTCAGCGGGCTACTCAGCAGGTTGCCGTTGATGATGCCCCTGTGACCGGGACCGGTCAGGATGTCGTTAGCTACGCCATGCAGTTCCAGGGTGTCCCTTATGTTTTTGGTGGTGAGACCCCGAGCGGATTCGACTGCTCAGGATTCACCAAGTACGTTTTTGCCCACTTCGGAATCGCGCTTCCGCACAATGCCGATGCTCAGGCCGGATTCGGCACGCCGGTCAGCACTCCTGCCCCCGGTGACCTGATGGTTGCTCCCGGGCACGTGGCCATCTATGTGGGTAACGGATACATGATTCATGCCCCCGCTCCGGGCCAGACCGTCAAGGTACAGGCTCCCTACCGGTCTTTCGAATACAGGAGACTGGTCTGA
- a CDS encoding CHAP domain-containing protein, whose translation MKHAAHRAPARKGARIGRLVSPPSSSTQQDGMDADDALVAKLNEVAPPTRRSIRLAAKAEARRAHLVTGSALTVLVGAAASSLTFSQNRNDGVSPMASSTGSYLATPAGSLDSTVYGSTTVSRSETRQSLPTESQTNEGSWQLGDSDLDASQMSKSLAENPVVANLMDENRDAIPEGFNPNHATGERGNAYEFSQCTWWAYVRRHQLGLPVGSHLGNGMNWANSARALGYWVDNTPRNVGDVIVFQPGQEGSDMTYGHVAIVEKINPDGSIVTSECGAVMNGKTYSRTLTNVHALQYIHY comes from the coding sequence ATGAAGCATGCTGCGCACAGGGCTCCGGCCAGGAAAGGCGCACGTATAGGCAGATTAGTGTCCCCTCCTTCGAGCTCCACCCAGCAGGATGGCATGGATGCCGATGATGCCCTGGTTGCGAAACTTAATGAGGTGGCCCCTCCTACACGTCGCTCCATTCGCCTGGCCGCCAAGGCCGAGGCACGTCGCGCACACCTTGTGACCGGTTCGGCCCTGACCGTTCTGGTCGGTGCCGCAGCTTCTTCTCTGACTTTCTCGCAGAACAGGAATGATGGGGTTTCCCCCATGGCCAGCAGTACCGGGAGCTATCTGGCCACTCCGGCCGGGTCCCTGGATTCGACCGTCTATGGCAGCACCACCGTTTCCCGTTCGGAGACCCGTCAGAGTCTTCCCACCGAGTCCCAGACGAATGAGGGTTCCTGGCAGCTCGGTGATAGTGATCTTGATGCTAGCCAGATGTCCAAGTCTCTGGCTGAGAATCCGGTTGTCGCCAACCTGATGGACGAGAACCGGGACGCGATTCCCGAGGGGTTCAACCCGAATCATGCCACTGGTGAGAGAGGCAACGCTTACGAGTTCAGCCAGTGCACGTGGTGGGCCTATGTTCGCCGTCATCAGCTGGGCCTGCCTGTCGGTTCCCACCTGGGCAATGGCATGAACTGGGCTAATTCGGCCAGGGCGCTGGGGTACTGGGTCGACAACACCCCCCGCAATGTCGGCGATGTGATCGTCTTCCAGCCGGGTCAGGAAGGGTCCGACATGACCTATGGTCATGTGGCAATCGTCGAGAAGATCAACCCCGATGGTTCGATAGTTACTTCGGAGTGCGGTGCCGTCATGAACGGCAAGACCTATTCCCGCACCCTGACCAATGTTCACGCGCTGCAGTACATCCACTACTGA